The DNA region TAGCACCGCCGTCGCAGTCGCCGGCGACCTCAGCGACCCGCAGGTGGTCGACGAGGTCGTGGCCACCGCCATCCGGACCTTCGGCAGCCTGGACGTCCTGGTGAACAACGCAGGCATCACAGACAGCATGTCGGCTCTGGCCGACGTCGAGGACGCCGAGTGGGAACGCGTCATACGGATCAACCTGACGGCGCCCTTCCTGCTGACCCGGGCCGCGTTGCCGCACATGCTTGAAGCGGGCCACGGCACGATCGTCTTCACCGCGTCCGAGGCCGGGTTCCGCGGCAGCGCGTCCGGTACCGCCTACACCGCCTCCAAGCACGGCGTCGTGGGCCTGGTCAAGAGCCTCGCCGTGATGTACCGGGGGCAGGGCATCCGCACCAACGCCATCGCCCCGGGCGGGACACAGACCAACAACCTCACCAACTCCCTGGAACCCGCCAAGATCACGGCCCTCGTGAACACCATGCTGGGCGAGGCCCAGCCC from Streptomyces sp. ALI-76-A includes:
- a CDS encoding SDR family NAD(P)-dependent oxidoreductase, with the translated sequence MSGTGFEGRSVMVTGAASGIGRAAALMFAKEGAKVLVADLDKDGAEETAKAIEAAGSTAVAVAGDLSDPQVVDEVVATAIRTFGSLDVLVNNAGITDSMSALADVEDAEWERVIRINLTAPFLLTRAALPHMLEAGHGTIVFTASEAGFRGSASGTAYTASKHGVVGLVKSLAVMYRGQGIRTNAIAPGGTQTNNLTNSLEPAKITALVNTMLGEAQPDGEPAPHGPTVMRDLLRTNPGRRSTPEEQAAAIVFLASDAAEMINGAVLPVDDGWSAV